In Haloterrigena turkmenica DSM 5511, a single genomic region encodes these proteins:
- a CDS encoding MaoC family dehydratase produces MAYSYEPHHFEDFEPGQEFESVGRTVTESDFVMHSALAGDWTELHTNKEYAEDGPFDGRIAHGPMTFVQATGFVYRTGIVERTAYAFLGMNYMDLPNPVYIGDTLSLEIEVSEKKDIEHDDAGIVVLDTEMTNQDDTVVFQGDMKFLIKRKE; encoded by the coding sequence ATGGCATACAGCTACGAGCCGCATCACTTCGAAGACTTCGAACCTGGCCAGGAGTTCGAGAGCGTCGGCCGGACCGTCACGGAATCCGATTTCGTCATGCACTCGGCGCTGGCCGGTGACTGGACCGAACTGCACACGAACAAGGAGTACGCGGAGGACGGACCCTTCGACGGCCGGATCGCCCACGGGCCGATGACGTTCGTCCAGGCGACGGGCTTCGTCTACCGCACCGGGATCGTCGAGCGCACGGCGTACGCTTTCCTCGGTATGAACTACATGGATCTCCCGAACCCGGTCTACATCGGAGACACGCTCTCGCTCGAGATAGAGGTCAGCGAGAAGAAGGACATCGAACACGACGACGCCGGAATCGTCGTCCTCGACACCGAGATGACGAACCAGGACGACACCGTCGTGTTTCAGGGCGACATGAAGTTCCTCATCAAACGGAAGGAATAG
- a CDS encoding ABC transporter substrate-binding protein — protein MARDNRPRGRRRDLLKAITAGGTIGISGLAGCVGDPDELGGGDDENFDTVQFGVLEPRTGEFSALAKEHYQGTELAIQQINDSDEYDFTIEHEEYDTQLDPATATQQAQQAVQSDGAQFISGCISSSAALAINSFVADNEVVYTPGAADISITGENCNEYVFRFETSTAQIAEVMAQWTADELGDQIVYHIADYAYGESVLNEVETRMESTSDSYERVNVTRSDQGSTNFEAFISQISDVSDEADALVVGMTGADLAIFLSQASSRGLPDEIPIVTTTGSFRAVRAGGGEGVYNTYSGVRYVPEIETGDNQEFVQAYESEYDAPPDNFSRVGYESIRMVANGIREAGSRDPTTVRESLSGMEHDTIFGPNRFRKCDQQAMNPVWMGECVEPDSGELADVELLTQLSGEEAAPDCEETGCEL, from the coding sequence ATGGCTCGAGATAACAGGCCGCGTGGCCGGAGGCGTGATTTACTAAAGGCAATTACCGCTGGCGGTACGATCGGGATATCCGGATTGGCCGGCTGCGTCGGCGATCCGGACGAGTTGGGTGGCGGAGACGACGAGAACTTCGACACGGTCCAGTTCGGCGTTCTCGAGCCGAGGACAGGCGAGTTTAGCGCTCTCGCGAAGGAACACTATCAGGGAACCGAACTGGCGATCCAGCAGATCAACGACAGCGATGAGTACGACTTCACGATCGAACACGAGGAGTACGATACGCAACTCGACCCGGCGACGGCGACCCAGCAGGCCCAGCAGGCGGTCCAATCCGACGGCGCACAGTTCATCAGCGGCTGTATCTCGAGTTCGGCCGCGCTCGCGATCAACAGTTTCGTCGCCGATAACGAAGTCGTCTACACGCCGGGAGCGGCGGATATCTCGATCACCGGCGAGAACTGCAACGAGTACGTGTTTCGGTTCGAGACGAGCACCGCACAGATCGCGGAGGTGATGGCCCAGTGGACCGCCGACGAACTCGGCGATCAGATCGTCTATCACATCGCGGACTACGCGTACGGCGAGTCGGTACTGAACGAGGTCGAGACGCGAATGGAGTCCACTAGCGACTCCTACGAGCGGGTCAACGTAACCAGGTCGGATCAGGGCTCGACGAACTTCGAGGCGTTCATCAGTCAGATTTCGGACGTCAGTGACGAGGCCGACGCGCTCGTCGTGGGGATGACCGGTGCCGACCTCGCGATTTTCCTCTCGCAGGCCAGTTCGCGCGGCCTGCCGGACGAGATCCCCATCGTGACGACGACCGGTTCGTTCCGAGCCGTACGGGCGGGCGGCGGAGAGGGTGTGTACAACACCTACAGCGGTGTTCGATACGTTCCGGAGATCGAAACCGGAGACAACCAGGAGTTCGTCCAGGCCTACGAAAGCGAGTACGACGCCCCGCCGGACAACTTCTCGCGCGTCGGCTACGAATCGATCCGCATGGTCGCCAACGGCATCCGCGAGGCGGGGTCGCGCGATCCCACGACGGTCAGGGAGTCGCTCTCGGGCATGGAACACGACACGATCTTCGGTCCCAACCGGTTCCGGAAGTGCGACCAGCAGGCGATGAATCCGGTCTGGATGGGCGAGTGCGTCGAACCGGACTCCGGGGAGCTCGCCGACGTCGAACTCCTGACCCAACTCTCCGGCGAAGAGGCCGCACCCGACTGCGAGGAAACCGGCTGTGAACTGTAA
- a CDS encoding universal stress protein, translated as MFRILVGLDTDENRARAQASMIESLPGSTDEITAVLAHVFQENPEGRSVQQLAGVRQVATAFDESGVDYEYYETSGDPVSELIAAADEMDVDMICLAGRKRTPTGKVLFGSVTQSVILGTDRPVVTVSPEE; from the coding sequence ATGTTTCGGATACTGGTGGGACTCGATACCGACGAAAATCGCGCGCGAGCGCAGGCGTCGATGATCGAATCGCTCCCCGGTTCGACCGACGAGATCACGGCCGTTCTCGCGCACGTGTTCCAGGAGAACCCCGAGGGGCGATCGGTCCAGCAACTCGCCGGCGTCCGCCAGGTCGCTACGGCCTTCGACGAGAGCGGCGTCGACTACGAGTACTACGAGACGAGCGGTGACCCGGTGTCGGAGCTCATCGCGGCGGCCGACGAGATGGACGTCGACATGATCTGTCTCGCCGGCCGGAAACGGACGCCGACGGGGAAGGTGCTCTTCGGGAGCGTGACCCAGTCGGTCATCCTCGGAACCGACAGGCCCGTCGTCACCGTCAGCCCCGAGGAGTGA
- the paaK gene encoding phenylacetate--CoA ligase PaaK, with translation MSYKQIETAPRSEIRALQNERLRETVRHAYENVDYYRRELDAAGIAPEDVRTVDDIQKLPFTTKEDFRDEYPDGLFAVDDADIRRIHASSGTTGKPKIVSYTEDDLDVWSEVVARCLAASGVEPGETVQNGYGYGLFTGGLGLHYGIEELGATVIPIGGGQTQRQVELLQDLESDVLTCTPSYSLYLAETAEEMGVDVSELPVSTVVFGAEPCTDPMREEIEERLDVTGIDIYGLSEIIGPGVSNECHEAQEGLHIWEDHFYPEVVDPDTGEPLPEGEEGELVLTTLTKEALPVLRYRTGDLTTLTTEKCACGRTMVRMDNVTGRADDLIIVRGVNLYPSEIEGVVLEFDAVAPYYRIDLDREDNLDTLELTIELADDFDGDVAELRDRILTRLSNVLSFTPDELNVVEPGSIERTKVGKVKRVYDHR, from the coding sequence ATGAGTTATAAGCAGATAGAGACAGCGCCTCGGTCGGAGATCCGGGCGCTGCAAAACGAACGGCTCCGCGAAACGGTTCGCCACGCCTACGAGAACGTCGACTACTACCGCCGGGAACTCGACGCCGCGGGCATCGCGCCGGAGGACGTACGGACGGTCGACGATATCCAGAAGCTTCCGTTCACGACGAAAGAGGACTTCCGCGACGAGTATCCCGACGGTCTCTTCGCCGTCGACGACGCCGATATCCGACGCATCCACGCCTCCTCGGGCACGACGGGCAAACCGAAGATCGTCTCCTATACCGAGGACGATCTGGACGTGTGGAGCGAAGTCGTCGCCCGGTGTCTCGCCGCCTCCGGCGTCGAACCGGGGGAGACGGTCCAGAACGGCTACGGCTACGGCCTGTTCACGGGAGGGCTCGGCCTCCACTACGGGATCGAAGAACTCGGCGCGACGGTCATCCCGATCGGCGGCGGGCAGACCCAGCGACAGGTGGAGCTGTTACAGGACTTAGAGAGCGACGTCCTCACCTGCACCCCGTCGTACTCGCTGTACCTCGCGGAGACGGCCGAGGAGATGGGCGTCGACGTCAGCGAGCTGCCGGTGTCGACGGTGGTCTTCGGGGCGGAACCCTGTACGGATCCGATGCGCGAGGAGATCGAAGAGCGCCTCGACGTCACGGGGATCGACATCTACGGACTGTCCGAGATCATCGGTCCCGGCGTCTCCAACGAGTGTCACGAAGCGCAGGAGGGGCTGCACATCTGGGAGGACCACTTCTATCCCGAAGTGGTCGACCCGGACACGGGAGAACCCCTGCCGGAGGGCGAGGAGGGCGAACTCGTGTTGACGACGCTCACGAAGGAGGCCCTGCCCGTGCTCCGCTACCGTACCGGCGACCTCACTACGCTCACGACCGAGAAGTGTGCGTGCGGCCGCACGATGGTCCGAATGGACAACGTCACCGGTCGCGCCGACGACCTCATCATCGTTCGCGGCGTCAACCTCTATCCCAGCGAGATCGAGGGCGTCGTCCTCGAGTTCGACGCAGTTGCGCCCTACTACCGCATCGACCTCGATCGCGAGGACAACCTCGACACCCTCGAGCTCACGATCGAACTGGCCGACGACTTCGACGGCGACGTCGCGGAGCTTCGAGACCGAATCCTCACCCGGTTATCGAACGTCCTCTCGTTTACGCCGGACGAACTGAACGTCGTCGAACCGGGTAGCATTGAGCGCACGAAGGTCGGCAAAGTGAAACGCGTCTACGACCACCGATAG
- a CDS encoding 3-hydroxyacyl-CoA dehydrogenase/enoyl-CoA hydratase family protein has translation MSLDSIDRVAVLGAGNMGHGITEVTAMAGYDVTMRDIKDEFVEDGYESIEWSLQKLEEKELIDESAEAVLERIDTTTDLEAAVADADLVIEAAPEDLELKHDIFSDLEAYTSEDTLLATNTSSLPITDIAEAVDTPERVLGLHFFNPPVKMDLVEVIYGQDTSDETAEAGYEWVESIGKTPIYVRKDVRGFVVNTIVGPFGGEPAFMVSNGEATIRQADATMVHERGYPMGPFELADLTGIDVGYHVRKEGGSPIPPITEEKVEAGDLGQKTGTGYYDYEEGDGADYEPEDADDFDWLRVEARMINRAAFLVGEDVATPEEVDTGVQLGLGFPEGICRRADKLGLDTVLEKLGTLYEETGSDRFEPHPYLEELVTEGKTGEDAGAGFYDYGDDELGPYHDLNYELEDGVLQVELDRPSRMNALSGDLLAEIDDLFSSIDADEVRCATIEGAGDRAFSAGADISEFSDAEPTDLMDVTPAFETVNDFPRPVLAKIDGFCLGAGLELALACDLRVATERSAFGAPEITLGLIPGGGGTQRLLRVLGETRAKELVFRGNHIDADRAEEWGLINRSVERDDFDDTVAEFVDDLRNGPPIGLEVAKKVMNEGQDASMEAALTMESQGFGLLSSTDDVLEGTTAFAEDREPEFEGE, from the coding sequence ATGTCACTCGACAGCATCGACCGCGTCGCTGTGCTGGGCGCGGGGAACATGGGACACGGAATCACCGAAGTGACCGCGATGGCCGGCTACGACGTCACGATGCGGGACATCAAAGACGAGTTCGTTGAGGACGGCTACGAGTCCATCGAGTGGAGTCTGCAGAAACTCGAGGAGAAGGAGCTGATCGACGAGTCGGCCGAGGCGGTCCTCGAGCGGATCGACACGACGACGGATCTCGAAGCCGCCGTCGCGGACGCCGACCTCGTCATCGAGGCCGCGCCGGAGGACCTCGAACTGAAACACGACATCTTCTCCGACCTCGAGGCGTATACCAGCGAGGACACCCTGCTGGCGACGAACACCTCGAGTCTGCCGATCACAGATATCGCGGAGGCCGTCGACACGCCCGAACGCGTGCTCGGGCTGCACTTCTTCAACCCGCCGGTGAAGATGGACCTCGTGGAGGTCATCTACGGGCAGGACACCAGCGACGAGACGGCCGAAGCGGGCTACGAGTGGGTCGAGTCGATCGGCAAGACGCCGATCTACGTCCGTAAGGACGTCCGCGGCTTCGTCGTCAACACCATCGTCGGCCCCTTCGGCGGCGAGCCCGCGTTCATGGTCTCGAACGGCGAGGCGACGATTCGGCAGGCTGACGCGACGATGGTCCACGAGCGGGGCTACCCGATGGGGCCGTTCGAACTCGCCGACCTGACCGGCATCGACGTCGGCTACCACGTCCGCAAGGAGGGTGGCAGCCCGATTCCGCCGATCACGGAGGAGAAGGTCGAGGCCGGAGACCTCGGCCAGAAGACCGGGACGGGCTACTACGACTACGAGGAGGGCGACGGCGCCGACTACGAGCCCGAAGACGCGGACGACTTCGACTGGCTCCGCGTCGAGGCCCGGATGATCAACCGCGCCGCCTTCCTCGTCGGCGAGGACGTCGCCACTCCCGAGGAGGTCGACACCGGCGTCCAGCTCGGGCTGGGCTTCCCCGAGGGTATCTGCCGGCGCGCCGACAAGCTCGGCCTCGATACGGTCCTCGAGAAACTCGGGACCCTCTACGAGGAGACCGGCTCGGACCGGTTCGAGCCCCACCCGTACCTCGAGGAACTGGTCACGGAGGGGAAGACCGGCGAGGACGCTGGCGCGGGCTTCTACGACTACGGCGACGACGAACTCGGTCCCTACCACGACCTGAATTACGAACTCGAGGACGGCGTCCTGCAGGTGGAACTCGACCGCCCCTCGCGGATGAACGCCCTCTCGGGTGACCTGCTCGCGGAGATCGACGACCTGTTCTCGTCGATCGACGCCGACGAGGTTCGGTGTGCGACCATCGAAGGCGCGGGCGACCGCGCGTTCAGTGCCGGCGCCGACATCTCCGAATTCAGCGACGCCGAGCCGACGGACCTGATGGACGTCACTCCCGCGTTCGAGACGGTCAACGATTTCCCCCGTCCCGTCCTCGCGAAGATCGACGGCTTCTGTCTCGGCGCCGGCCTCGAACTCGCGCTCGCCTGCGATCTGCGCGTCGCGACCGAGCGCTCCGCGTTCGGCGCCCCCGAAATCACCCTCGGGCTGATCCCCGGCGGCGGCGGCACCCAACGGCTCCTCCGCGTGCTCGGCGAGACCCGCGCGAAGGAACTGGTCTTCCGCGGCAACCACATCGACGCCGACCGCGCCGAGGAGTGGGGACTGATCAACCGCTCGGTCGAGCGCGACGACTTCGACGACACCGTCGCGGAGTTCGTCGACGACCTCCGCAACGGGCCGCCGATCGGCCTCGAGGTCGCCAAGAAGGTCATGAACGAAGGCCAGGACGCGAGCATGGAGGCCGCCCTCACGATGGAGAGCCAGGGCTTCGGCCTGCTGTCCAGCACCGACGACGTGCTCGAGGGCACGACGGCCTTCGCCGAGGACCGCGAACCCGAATTCGAGGGCGAGTAA
- a CDS encoding PaaI family thioesterase, producing MQDSEDLTDADDATDAPETGETTVTADVPDTDDATGWPEWQSFVDSHGYLSWLDVRVESLEEGRAVLAIDHDEEFENPVGSDGYDPIHGGIVATLIDTASAFALRSTFDDPSGAGLTTTDLNVSYLRPATGDLRAEAEVVRAGKTSGVTQVSVTGADGEAAVGRTTYRLFRSGGADSAGGR from the coding sequence ATGCAGGACTCCGAGGACCTGACGGACGCGGACGACGCCACCGATGCGCCCGAGACAGGGGAGACGACCGTCACTGCCGATGTCCCCGATACGGACGACGCCACCGGCTGGCCCGAGTGGCAGTCGTTCGTCGACAGCCACGGCTACCTCTCGTGGCTCGACGTCCGCGTCGAATCCCTCGAGGAGGGTCGTGCAGTCCTCGCCATCGACCACGACGAGGAGTTCGAGAACCCGGTCGGTTCGGACGGCTACGACCCGATCCACGGCGGCATCGTCGCCACGCTGATCGACACCGCCAGCGCGTTCGCGCTTCGCTCGACGTTCGACGACCCGAGCGGGGCCGGGCTGACGACGACCGACCTCAACGTCTCCTACCTCCGGCCGGCGACGGGCGACCTCCGGGCCGAGGCGGAGGTCGTTCGCGCGGGCAAGACCTCCGGCGTCACGCAGGTCTCGGTCACCGGCGCCGACGGCGAGGCGGCCGTCGGCCGGACGACTTACCGACTGTTCCGGAGCGGCGGCGCCGATAGCGCGGGCGGTCGCTGA
- a CDS encoding ABC transporter permease: MIGGILQQLVDGLTIGVVYVLLAAGLSVIFGVMHVINFAHGELFALGAYFALALITPFGGTAFFAALFVAPLLVGILGVAIERFTVRPLYGRNPLYHILLTFGLVLVINDLIYLIWEPGNVNLPTPAILSGTIDVIGLNASVYNVFVIVFGAAMALSVWAMLEYTKYGLIIRAGSQDRQMVRNLGIDIDRYYSLVFGMGAALAAVAGIILGGYQTVSPEMGMSVIIPAFVIVVLGGLGSFKGAVAGGLLVGIIQTLLRTYAPILEGMVIFLLMISILLVRPRGLFGVEMEEEGGELLTGSGGVLDDRTRKWVGLAAVGLLALLPLGAGTFYSTYTVTLAIEILVWALFALSLDFVMGYTGLVSLGHALFYGLGAYAVAIVLLHVSQSAFVAIGLAIVISAAIAWVVGYLSIRVSGVYFAMITLGFAELFYNMLYRLEITGGSEGLFGISTYYGIAGVGIALDEIGLFLGPVALTGQSLFYYIALAALIGSFLLTRRMLNSPFGSVLKSIRENEQRATFLGYETTRYKRRAFVVSGALAGLAGGLFTLNSGYAAPSFAYWLHSGEVIVMVILGGMGTLYGPIVGSTVFFGLEEILTDFTPRWRLVLGTLFLLFVIFLPRGLVSLPARLKPLVTRDSGPGAEPTPDDSHMRGDD, from the coding sequence ATGATTGGTGGAATCTTACAACAACTGGTAGACGGGTTGACGATCGGCGTGGTGTACGTCCTCTTAGCCGCCGGCCTGTCGGTCATCTTCGGCGTCATGCACGTCATCAACTTCGCTCACGGCGAGCTGTTCGCGCTGGGAGCGTACTTCGCCCTGGCGCTGATCACGCCGTTCGGCGGAACGGCGTTTTTCGCCGCGTTGTTCGTCGCACCGCTGCTCGTCGGTATCCTCGGCGTCGCGATCGAACGGTTCACGGTGCGACCGTTGTACGGACGGAACCCGCTGTACCACATTCTGTTGACGTTCGGGCTGGTACTGGTCATCAACGACCTGATTTACCTGATCTGGGAGCCCGGCAACGTCAACCTCCCGACCCCGGCGATCCTCTCGGGAACGATCGACGTCATCGGACTCAACGCCAGCGTGTACAACGTGTTCGTCATCGTCTTCGGCGCCGCGATGGCGCTCTCCGTCTGGGCGATGCTCGAGTACACGAAGTACGGTCTGATCATTCGTGCGGGTTCCCAGGACCGGCAGATGGTCCGGAACCTCGGCATCGATATCGACCGGTACTACTCGCTGGTTTTCGGAATGGGGGCGGCGCTCGCCGCGGTCGCCGGGATCATCCTCGGCGGCTACCAAACGGTCAGCCCCGAGATGGGGATGTCGGTCATCATTCCGGCGTTCGTCATCGTCGTCCTCGGCGGCCTGGGCAGCTTCAAAGGGGCCGTCGCCGGCGGGCTCCTCGTCGGCATCATTCAGACGCTCCTGCGGACGTACGCGCCGATCCTCGAGGGAATGGTGATCTTCCTGCTGATGATCAGTATTCTCCTCGTCCGGCCCCGCGGACTGTTCGGCGTCGAGATGGAAGAAGAGGGCGGCGAACTGCTGACCGGGTCCGGCGGCGTCCTCGACGATCGGACCCGCAAGTGGGTCGGACTCGCGGCGGTCGGGCTACTCGCCCTGCTCCCGCTCGGGGCGGGGACGTTCTATTCGACGTATACGGTCACGCTCGCGATCGAGATCCTCGTCTGGGCGCTGTTCGCGCTCAGTCTGGACTTCGTGATGGGGTACACCGGACTGGTCTCGCTCGGTCACGCGCTGTTCTACGGGCTCGGCGCGTACGCCGTCGCGATCGTGTTACTACACGTGAGTCAGTCGGCGTTCGTCGCGATCGGCCTCGCGATCGTCATTTCCGCAGCCATCGCGTGGGTCGTCGGCTACCTCTCGATCCGCGTCTCCGGCGTCTACTTCGCGATGATCACCCTCGGCTTCGCCGAACTGTTCTACAACATGCTGTATCGACTCGAGATCACCGGCGGCTCCGAGGGGCTGTTCGGCATCTCGACGTACTACGGGATCGCCGGGGTGGGAATCGCGCTCGACGAGATCGGACTCTTCCTCGGTCCGGTCGCCCTGACCGGGCAGTCGCTGTTCTACTACATCGCGCTGGCGGCCCTGATCGGGTCGTTCCTCCTCACCCGACGAATGCTCAACTCGCCGTTCGGGTCGGTCCTCAAGTCGATCCGCGAGAACGAACAGCGAGCGACGTTCCTCGGCTACGAGACGACGCGGTACAAACGCCGCGCGTTCGTTGTCAGCGGGGCGCTGGCCGGTCTGGCCGGCGGGCTCTTCACGCTCAACTCGGGGTACGCGGCGCCCTCGTTCGCCTACTGGCTCCACTCCGGCGAGGTGATCGTGATGGTCATCCTCGGCGGGATGGGGACGCTCTACGGACCGATCGTCGGATCGACCGTGTTCTTCGGCCTCGAGGAGATCCTCACCGACTTCACGCCGCGGTGGCGACTGGTGCTCGGGACGCTTTTCCTCCTGTTCGTGATCTTCCTCCCGCGCGGACTGGTCTCGCTTCCGGCGCGGCTCAAACCCCTCGTGACGAGGGACTCCGGTCCGGGTGCGGAACCGACGCCGGACGATTCGCACATGAGAGGTGACGACTGA
- a CDS encoding alpha/beta fold hydrolase, translated as MVDHETWGDEQATTTVTVDGHDLEVAYHEDGPSAGGAGDEPPVVFLHGIPTWSFLWRDIVPAVAKERRTIAPDLVGYGNSAMQDGFDRSIRAQEVMLEGLLEDLDIDRVVLVAHDIGGGVALRFAAHNPDAVEQLVLSNAVCYDSWPVEFVSELGLPSTADREREELEARLESAFVDGAYGEADPEFVEGMKTPWLTDEGHLSLVRDAVATNTNHTTEIDYGAIEAETLLLWGEDDVMQPYDYAERLAEDIDDAALAPVSDAYHWVPEDRSDAYGDRLLDFLK; from the coding sequence ATGGTCGACCACGAGACCTGGGGCGACGAACAGGCGACGACCACCGTCACGGTCGATGGCCACGACCTCGAGGTCGCCTACCACGAGGACGGCCCGAGCGCGGGCGGTGCGGGCGACGAGCCGCCGGTCGTCTTCCTCCACGGAATCCCGACCTGGTCGTTCCTCTGGCGCGATATCGTTCCGGCGGTCGCCAAGGAGCGCCGGACGATCGCGCCGGATCTGGTCGGCTACGGGAACTCCGCGATGCAAGACGGCTTCGACCGCTCGATCCGCGCTCAGGAGGTGATGCTCGAGGGACTGCTCGAGGACCTCGATATCGACCGAGTCGTCCTCGTCGCCCACGATATCGGCGGCGGGGTCGCCCTGCGCTTTGCCGCGCACAACCCGGACGCCGTCGAGCAGCTCGTGCTCTCGAACGCCGTCTGTTACGACTCCTGGCCCGTCGAGTTCGTCTCGGAGCTCGGACTGCCGTCGACTGCCGACAGAGAGCGCGAGGAACTCGAGGCCCGCCTCGAGTCGGCGTTCGTCGACGGTGCCTACGGCGAGGCCGATCCCGAGTTCGTCGAGGGAATGAAGACGCCGTGGCTGACCGACGAGGGCCACCTGTCGCTGGTTCGCGACGCCGTCGCGACGAACACGAACCACACGACCGAGATCGACTACGGCGCGATCGAGGCCGAGACGCTGTTGCTGTGGGGCGAAGACGACGTCATGCAGCCCTACGACTACGCCGAGCGGTTGGCCGAAGATATCGACGACGCCGCGCTCGCACCGGTGTCGGACGCCTATCACTGGGTTCCCGAGGACCGGTCGGACGCCTACGGCGACCGCCTGCTCGACTTTCTGAAATGA
- a CDS encoding Lrp/AsnC family transcriptional regulator: MTDDDQPNWDFKDRDIAILCELSKDPQLSSRELTSVLKAEYDIDVSHVTVSESIRRMRDEGVFREAIIPNEEYYTFALFEFKFNTEHFEDGWRDAMEYIQDSKHTLFYFLSDGEYQWKTVMMFRSSEQISKWIHNCYKEHGDVIANIRNSSVHNVLKFRTDPQIYEDLRSDQTE, translated from the coding sequence ATGACTGACGACGACCAACCGAACTGGGATTTCAAGGACCGCGACATCGCGATCCTCTGTGAGCTCTCGAAGGACCCGCAGCTCTCCTCGCGGGAACTGACGAGCGTGCTCAAGGCCGAGTACGACATCGACGTCTCGCACGTCACCGTCAGCGAGTCGATCCGACGGATGCGCGACGAGGGCGTGTTCAGGGAGGCGATCATCCCCAACGAGGAGTACTACACCTTCGCGCTGTTCGAGTTCAAGTTCAACACCGAGCACTTCGAGGATGGCTGGCGCGACGCGATGGAGTACATTCAGGACAGCAAGCACACGCTGTTTTACTTCCTCTCCGACGGGGAATACCAGTGGAAGACCGTCATGATGTTCCGAAGCTCAGAGCAGATCTCGAAGTGGATCCACAACTGCTACAAGGAACACGGCGACGTCATCGCGAACATCCGGAACTCCTCGGTCCACAACGTGCTCAAGTTCCGGACCGATCCGCAGATCTACGAGGACTTGCGCAGCGATCAGACCGAGTAA
- a CDS encoding GNAT family N-acetyltransferase, translating into MSTNACSAWNPERCTGTTDCPPRCPRFIDGHGDPVLVVPYSASRFSDLVSMYVDYPDRHRSMGLPPATRDRIEGCLEELIERGANVIAASEGRIVGHAAYAPRSSREPQFVVFVDPSYHDRGIGSELCRHVVARAADAGHEALVLDVDAANERAVHVYRRMGFETVDRNGNELRMRLSFDEPIVETVRLPPAERPVRP; encoded by the coding sequence ATGTCGACCAACGCCTGCTCCGCCTGGAACCCCGAACGCTGTACCGGGACGACCGACTGCCCGCCGCGCTGCCCGCGGTTTATCGACGGGCACGGCGACCCCGTCCTCGTCGTTCCGTATTCGGCGTCTCGATTCAGCGACCTCGTCTCGATGTACGTCGACTACCCCGATCGCCACCGGTCGATGGGACTCCCGCCGGCGACCCGCGATCGGATCGAAGGCTGTCTCGAGGAACTGATCGAGCGCGGAGCCAACGTCATCGCCGCGTCGGAGGGACGAATTGTCGGTCACGCGGCGTACGCGCCGCGCTCGAGCCGGGAGCCGCAGTTCGTCGTGTTCGTCGATCCGAGTTATCACGACCGCGGCATCGGGAGCGAACTCTGTCGACACGTCGTCGCCCGCGCCGCCGACGCCGGCCACGAGGCGCTCGTACTCGACGTCGATGCGGCGAACGAACGCGCCGTCCACGTCTACCGCCGGATGGGGTTCGAGACGGTCGATCGGAACGGGAACGAGCTCCGAATGCGACTGTCGTTCGACGAGCCCATCGTCGAGACGGTCCGGTTGCCGCCCGCGGAGCGTCCGGTGCGTCCGTAG